TCTAAATCAGTGGAACGATACAAATGAATGCACACAGAGGTTCAATCCATCCTTGTGATTGCACCCGTAATGTACTGTGTCCAACCCGTTAACACCATGCCAATTCTTGCCAAACCATTTTGTTTGTCCAACATTTTAGAAGTTAAGTGTTGGACGGTGCCGGTTCGAAAACAAACCAGTCATTGTTTGGACACACTAGTTTCAAGTAAGTCAAACAGTGCATAGGTAAAACTGCAATACAATCTCTCCCATCATTACAGTCTGTACACTTTATGTGGACAATATATTCAAAATTGAGTTATGATGCCAGCCAAATAGAGGGAGGTCTGAAAaagttgggccaattgtgcagctGTGGTAATTCTTCACCACAATCATGATTACACTTTAATTGCAAAAGACAAATGgcttgtgtttctaggttggtaAAGCTATAGACAGTGCAAATAATTAAAGAAAAGTAAAATTCACTTTCAATGTGGTGAAACAACATAAATGGTGCCAACATTGGATTCCCCAGGTAGTGGTGTACTATGGGGGAAATCGCTgttgtcactcaaatatcacaatTGCAAAATCAAGGTGAGATGCAGTGCTCCGCACAATAAAGCTAGTCTCCTAAGTAGGCACATCAGCATCACATCCACATTGAAAGGGTGCGGTGAGAGGGACTCCTTTTGCTGTGCGGGAAAACAAAACCCCATTTGCTAGGGCACACAAAGAAATGACAGCTACACACACTGGTCCATCTCTAGAAGCCTTCTAAACCTGGAGTATACTGTAGTCTCCAAACCATTCATATCCTCATTATTCCTAGCCCAGTGTCTTCACGGCAACCATTTCACTAGCGTTAAAACATATACATGTCCAAGTCCAGAGAGCAGGGTTACATTCTTCTCTTGAAAAAAAGTCTTAACGATTGTCCTAAAACAGAAGGCGAGATTGAAGAGTTGGGAGTCCAAGGTGTACCGCCATACTTATTGGCAGTGCCATTTAGTCAATAGATGCAGGTCTAGCCATGTGCTCTTGTAATCAGTTGGTCTTCAGCGTAAAATGAACAATTCACAACTTCTGCATAGAGTCCCTCACTATGACATATTGCTCCTaaacattgaaaaaaaaaaaagataagaaAAGTCATATGCTGTGGGCTTTAGATTTGTACACAGGGGAGTAAGGAATTATAAAAATTGGAGGTAGCTAACCTTCAAGACATATAAAACACAAATACGAATGTTTTGTTGCACAGGCCTGTTCACACCTTGAGCTGCAGTTGACTGACAAACAACGTTTTGTTTAAAATCAATAAAACAAGTGTAGCCATGTGTGTCCATGATGACTCACTTGTTAATTGGAAATGAGGAAAGACAACATAGCAATGATGGCACTTGCATTTCTCCAATGCATGTCCACTTTGTACAGACAAGTTGCTACATGATATGATATACCCCACTCAAGAGTTTCTATACATGTTTCATACCAGGGAACTGGCAAGCTATGATCCTTGGAGATCCACTTTGATTAAAATACGCACTTGCTAACAGACAATCTTTGTCAGCTAACTACTAGACGAACTGGTCAACAATTTATTTGCCCGTTTTGTTTTTCTAGTGATTGAGGCACTGATAGAAGTAGTGATAGTTGTTGCCTTGATCATATTTGTTCCTATATGCCATCAGTGAATTTTAACTGTGAAGACACTGTAGCCCACTCACAAGTACAAGCACTCACACCAACTTGATATACAAATTGCACTTGTGACGTGATTCCAAGAAAATGTCAGTCCAACTAAGGCTCAATCATTAACATACAAGAAGATTGTCAAATCAAAAAAATTGGCCCACCAGTCAATGGCAACAATCGAACACATACCGCTGATGAGGTTAGGTGTAGCATCAAACATTCCCAATGAACAAATATTTCACACAGAGGATGGGTCAGAGAAAATCTGGCATGTCCACAGCTTTATCTGACCTGTATGTACATAGCCTCTTTGACAGACATGCCCAGGTAAATGACACAAACATTCAGAGCAAGCAGACAGAGAAGTCTTGAGTAGTGGTAAATCAATGTCCCTTTTGGGTGAGGCAATGGGCTGGTGGACTAACGCTAGGATTTGACTCTGGTACCCCTGGCGATGGGGACTATCTCTCCTCAGACTCCGGTGCCGTAATATCTAGCGGTGGTGTTTCCTCAGATGGGGTGTCCATATCCATGATGGGGTTGACAAAGCACTCGTATTCAGAATCCTCTGCGTTCTCCTCAGCGTGCGCGCTCACAAAGTCGTTCTCCCACTCCAGGGCGTTGGAGTCCTCCGAAGCGGAGGCCGGACCACTGGTCGCCTGCTTATCGCCTGGCTGGAGTGCCGCTCGGAGTATGTCCTCCTCCGTTTTAGACCTCTCCCACGCTGTGACCGTCCGGTTCATCCCTGAAGACAAGGACAACGTGATACACCGACACATGGAGTTAAACCCCAAATGGTCGTTCAACTGGTGGTTTTTGAGGGTTGAATTCGACAAATTACTATCGTTGTTCAATGAAACTGCACAGTACAAGTTCAGGGAATGTAGTTCAAATTCATGTAATGCCACCAACAAAACATCCCAAAGGGGACAATAAGTAAAATAATTAGACAAGCCCCCACCTTCCTCGTCCTCCCACTCCAGGTCCAGTGAGGTTCCGTCGTCATTGGTGGAGCGGGTCTTGGTGTTGAAGTCCCAGCTGCTCTCGGTGTTGGGAGTGATCACGTTAGTCTCAGAAGACAACCCTGAGGACACACAAATTACAGGTGGTGTTAAAAAGCAAGACGTCTCATAATGATGCATGAGGATACAGAAAGTCATTTAtcttaaaatattatttttgtatgcACCATTTTTTAAAAAAAGAGTTTTATCAAGCACGGACTATAATATATAGGCTACAGAAAAAAAGTTGTGCTAAAATAGCGAACTCACTGCTGCTCCTGAAGGCTTCCGACGTGGCTTTCACATTCTGTAGGTAGACATCAAAGTCTTCACCAGAGCCATGCCTAGAACAGAATCCAACCAGTGAAGGAGAAACTGTAAACTTGACACACAGACCATGAGGTGGTAGACATCTCTGCTTGGTTGATATACTCACTTTTTCAAATGGGTTGAGCCACCTTTGACTTCCGCCTTGCCTTTTGTCCGTTGTGCAAGCTGGTGCTTTGAAAAACAGGAATACCTCAGAAAAACACTTGGTCGAAATGGTAAACAATCATCTCTTGAAAATGTGTTAGTGAAATGCAGCCAATCAACTGTTAAAACGGATTAAGCTGGGAGCTGGGCAAACACATATGAAACAGAAATGAATTAAAAGGACAAGTTAACGTGTTgtgaacaaaataaaaaaaaatgcatgtaaATGTCATGTTATGGAAGTGTCCAGACACTAGCAATTTTCCTTGGTTTTCGAGAAGCTTGCCCCGCCAGCAAAATACTTCCTCATGCTCGTTTTACAGGGGCACAGATAAACCAATaacaaaggctccaaaaacacaaaaatacaTCCTTTTAGAAGGGAATACGCTCTCAGTATAGTGTTGCAGGTCTTTAGGTGTTGTACACATGAAAGTGTATCACTATGAACTTTATCCACAACGTTATATTCCATTTTGTTGGACTCAAGCAATACTTTCCGTGTGTGAATATGCGTAGGCTTTTAAATCACCACAATGGGAACGAAAAAACAAGAGCATCCTCACACAAGGAGATGTGTCACTCGAGTCTAACAAAATGGAATATAACGTTGCGGATATGACACAATTAAGTTAGGAATTAAATAATTTgatgtgtacaacatctaaagacctgcattACTACAGTATACTGAGAGCTTTGCCGTTTCCAAAAGGACGTATTTGGGTGCTTTTGGAGCCTTTGTTCATGTTATCAAAAATGTTGATTTTTGTTTTATGTCTTGTCCTTTAACCAAGGTGAAAGCTGCGGAATgacaaattaaaaaaaaaaaaaaatcacagcaTGGACAAACAAAGGAATGGAAGTAAATGGTTATATAATTTGAGGATAACAAAAATGGAGTGTGGACAAATGCCTCAGTTAATTCAGGTAAAAAAGGGAAAGGCAAACCAAATACCAAGACTGTTTTTTTACAGTTCAGATAGTTTGACTTTAAAAGGGACACTTGCCTGGGGGTATGATTTACAAATTCATATAGAGATACATACCATAGGCTACATTACTTTAGATTGACCACCAGTTTATGTGGTATTATGTACTTGAAGGGGTTATCAAGAGAAGTAGGGGTAGAGCCAAGGAAAAGCTGAGTGAGGCGTAAAAAGGTAGTGAAGGGACGACAGGCTCACTTCAATAATGGCCGCCTCACCTCCTTTATCTTTCGAACACGTGCCAGCCTGGCAGCCTCACGCTGGGCAGCATTTCTAGCCTCCTCTTCTAGCCTTAACTTCTCCTCTTGTGCCAATAACTGAGCAGAAATGATGAAACATAAAGGACACAAAGTTGAGAACAGAAAACTAAAATTGCAAAACAATTCTGCAAAGCAAATAATGGAAAATTAAGATCGGACCAAATTAAAACATAAGCCTGTTATCAGCACTTAGTTAAGATAAGTTGACGCTTAGCCTACCTAGCAACATGAAAGGCACTGCAAAGCTTATAAACGATAATTTGGGAAGTGTATTGATTCCGTTGAATTGAACCTTCAATTATCaataagcaacaaaaaaaacaaggttCTATGTAAAACTACATCTGCATGTATCTATCCCTTTCAGAGGCTCTGGGCTATATCCCTTACATAGACGGAGAATAAACTAGTTGCTTGTGTAAGCCTACCTCTGCTTGCAGCTTCTCGTCTATCAAGGTCTGCTGATTGGAAATTGCAGCATAGCGGTGCTCTTTGAGGTGGAGGATCTCATCTTCTCTGATAGGCCTGGTATCAAAATGAAACAAAGATTACCTCAAGCTCACCTTGACATTATTCTTCTGAAATGCATTTGCCCAGTCCCCTGAAACAAATTTTATAAAACATACCTGGGACAGCTTTGTGGACTCTCTGCCTGAAATTAGAATAAGACAACTTCAAACCAAAAGTGGGCAAAGAATAATGTGCAATATGACAACACTCATTGTGTCTTCTGTGCACCTTCAGACAATATCACACTTTGGGATTGTTTCAATCGAACAAATATGGTCTACATGTTCACACTTACCTCGTCACTCTCAACGAGGTTTTCAAACTGTGGAGAAAGAACTGCACTGTAAGTATTAGCTTGTTACATCACCTTCTTTCTTCGAACCAAGTGATTTATGGTAAAACATGTCATCTTCCAGAAAAATCTATGTAACATACCTCTATTGTGTAATGTTCCCCAGCAGTACTGCTTCTGAAGTATTTTGACCTGCATGGACAGAAATATGAAAATACTGTCATCAATTTAGGCTGATTTTGGTCACTTTGGATTTACATGATTGTCATAGCTAGTTCTTTCAACAGAATATATATGGAATATACATCAAAACTAACATTAAAGCCTAACTGATATCAACATCAAGCCTACAGTTTAAATCTGTGTACGTGActaatacactttgatttgtCAACTCAGAATGTGATTTTCCCTCTAAGGAAGCATGGAATGAGTCTTCTGCCTACAAAAtgttttagatttgtttaaatTAGAATTCAATAAAGCATAATCAAATATTAGAAGGAAACGCATTATGCACTCCCAAAAATGATGATTGGCAAGACCCAtatgattttttattttacctttatttaacaacaaattcttatttacaatgacggactaggaacagtgggttaactgccttgttcagcgaaaaaacgacagatttataccttgtcagctcggggattcgatcttgcaacctttctgttactgacccaacgctctaaccactaggcaaggTGAGGAACGTTTCAGTATTGACAATAGGGTCACAGAttgaacaatgagacagatatttcaccgggtCTAGTGAAAAATGTACTCTTGCTAAAGTTTCCTAAAATCGCGTTTTTTAAGGAGTGCAAGGGCGAATTTAGTTATTGCACACGTGCACTTCACAGGCGTTCCCTAAcgaaaatatgcaaatacataGTATaatgcgccaataggatctcgcgaGTTCGTGCTTGACTCTGCCCCACTTCAtatgcttgttctgcccactatgactcatttgttcACACTGGAAACTataggctgtggtctatcttgggttagttataaacaTCTTCGGTACAGTATAGGGTATAGGTTTAGAAACTATGATTGCTGAAAAACCTAACTACCTAGTAGAGAAAGGTATTTGACAAGCAACTGTGGCACGTATAAACTCTTGGGCACCGTGGAGGTTTTGACGCTGCATTGTAACGTTATTGTATGACAGCCAACCCACTGAATAcgtgtatctagctagctaacctaaGCTGGTCAACGCTAGTTTAAAGGGCGTATCACTTACCCGCCTCCTCGTTTTATCCTGTTCGCTTCTCTTCTGAAGATCCCAGAACAATAAGCCCAACAGTTCCCCATCGCATTCTGTCAAAAATACAACTTCGTTGGGTTGGGCGCTAACTTCCTGGATATTCTGAGAAAATAGTTGGATAGCTAGCACAGGCGTTTCATTCCTAAAATCTTCGACCCGTCGCCGCGGACATTAGCTAGCGCTTAAAATTAAAGGGTGACATGACACCCAGTGCACAACAACTCATCGTGATACAGCCTATATTTTTATATACAGAAGCCTGTTGAACATCAAGATTAATCAGAAAAATGTGGCTAGCAACAGCCGTGGTTTTTTGAAGTCTCATTCAATACTTCCTTTTCCTCGTTCTAGGCACGTGACCCATGTTTAGCTACGGAATCTAACCTGGCTCAAACGAAATGTGCGCGCTTCAGATCCAAAAACACTGTTTTTCAGGCAAGAAACTACTAGGCCCACCATTATTTTTGTAAAACCAACAACTTTTTAGTGTCTTTTCCCCCATCCTCTGTAGTTCTTACATAGGACTGGTATAAATGAAAACATAGACAGCATATTAAATGTTGTACAACATTACAGTAGCCCACATATATTTTAAAACATTATTTTCTCCATTGACACATTGTTCCCTTGGCGCAATTTGGTAGATTATAATTTCAACACTCAATGATAAACATATGTACATGGTAAGCATAAAAATGGACATCTTTAAAAGTATAGATTGATAGTGGTTGCAGTTAAAGGAGATTTTGGGGGGTAAGCCTACCTGTGACCTTCCAAATCTAATACATGAGAAGCCTGGGCTTCTAAGTTTAGTGCATATACTGCATTCAAAGCCAAGTGAAGAGATGGTGGTAATACAAGTTTTGAAGTCGTAAGTAATGTTTTGCTGTTGTTATTGTGGTAATTTCCTTAATAGGTGACATCAGAGGTCAACATTTGGGAACTCTGGGATATAGGCCTAATGGTGCTTTtgagacaaaaaaaaatccaaatcaaatgtatttatatatcccttcttacatcagctgaaatCTCAAAGTGCTGGGCAGTGTTGTAGTACTCAAGTCTGGTTTCAAGACCACATTGAGTGTTCGGTCTTGGATAAATGTTTACACCGTCTCAGACAACGAGGACTCTTAATTGTTTCCCCGAGACCAGGAGAATAAAAAAACTCAGAATTATCAACTCCCATTCAGTCAGCAGATAAAACCGCTTTGCCAGTCCAAATATCCTCACTCCTTTCAAGTCACCTTAATATTTTATCACCTATTGAAACCTGGGCTTACTACTTTACTCGTAACATTACTGTCCTTTGCTCTTGTTGAAAAATATCTTCAAACTTGGTTTGAATATCCTTGATTCGCTGTAGGGAAGAGTGGGGGAAATTGTTTGAAAGTTGCACGCTCACTATTAGTAAGGGGAGACCGAGGAAAGTTGTAAAATATTTTGTCTTATCTAATATAGCGAggaaatttgtaacatattttgTCTGTCTAATATAGACCTGTTTAGGTTAGTGCTAATTTGTAgagtgcagtggtggaaaaagtacccaattgtcatactttagtaaaagtaaagatactgtaatagaaaatgactcaagtaaaagtgaaagt
The Oncorhynchus mykiss isolate Arlee chromosome 31, USDA_OmykA_1.1, whole genome shotgun sequence genome window above contains:
- the LOC110505098 gene encoding AP-1 complex-associated regulatory protein isoform X1, which encodes MGNCWAYCSGIFRREANRIKRGGGSKYFRSSTAGEHYTIEFENLVESDEAESPQSCPRPIREDEILHLKEHRYAAISNQQTLIDEKLQAELLAQEEKLRLEEEARNAAQREAARLARVRKIKEHQLAQRTKGKAEVKGGSTHLKKHGSGEDFDVYLQNVKATSEAFRSSRLSSETNVITPNTESSWDFNTKTRSTNDDGTSLDLEWEDEEGMNRTVTAWERSKTEEDILRAALQPGDKQATSGPASASEDSNALEWENDFVSAHAEENAEDSEYECFVNPIMDMDTPSEETPPLDITAPESEER
- the LOC110505098 gene encoding AP-1 complex-associated regulatory protein isoform X3; translation: MGNCWAYCSGIFRREANRIKRGGGSKYFRSSTAGEHYTIEFENLVESDEAESPQSCPRPIREDEILHLKEHRYAAISNQQTLIDEKLQAEHQLAQRTKGKAEVKGGSTHLKKHGSGEDFDVYLQNVKATSEAFRSSRLSSETNVITPNTESSWDFNTKTRSTNDDGTSLDLEWEDEEGMNRTVTAWERSKTEEDILRAALQPGDKQATSGPASASEDSNALEWENDFVSAHAEENAEDSEYECFVNPIMDMDTPSEETPPLDITAPESEER
- the LOC110505098 gene encoding AP-1 complex-associated regulatory protein isoform X2 codes for the protein MGNCWAYCSGIFRREANRIKRGGGSKYFRSSTAGEHYTIEFENLVESDEAESPQSCPRPIREDEILHLKEHRYAAISNQQTLIDEKLQAELLAQEEKLRLEEEARNAAQREAARLARVRKIKELAQRTKGKAEVKGGSTHLKKHGSGEDFDVYLQNVKATSEAFRSSRLSSETNVITPNTESSWDFNTKTRSTNDDGTSLDLEWEDEEGMNRTVTAWERSKTEEDILRAALQPGDKQATSGPASASEDSNALEWENDFVSAHAEENAEDSEYECFVNPIMDMDTPSEETPPLDITAPESEER